A single window of Narcine bancroftii isolate sNarBan1 chromosome 13, sNarBan1.hap1, whole genome shotgun sequence DNA harbors:
- the LOC138748970 gene encoding MOB kinase activator 2-like isoform X1, whose protein sequence is MVLQAVGKALRYKKRKTAKSKPDDKLPLAEEKKLYLDAEYTSARVSDADLPMLVALPNEIDQNEWLANNTMTFFNHINLQYSAILEFCTAETCPVMNACNTQYFWTDERGKKIKYTAPQYIDLVMTHIQKLLTDEEIFPTKYGKDFPSTFESLVQKICRYLFHVLAHIYCAHFKEVVALELHPHLNTLYTHFLIFVREFNLVDPKETAVMRDLTDVLLSGAPLSQNHVNHR, encoded by the exons GAAGACCGCAAAGTCAAAGCCAGATGATAAGCTGCCTTTGGCTGAAGAGAAGAAATTATATTTGGATGCAGAATATACCTCAGCTCGAGTGTCTGATGCTGATTTGCCCATGCTGGTTGCGTTGCCCAATGAAATTGACCAGAATGAGTGGTTGGCGAATAACA CTATGACATTTTTCAATCATATAAATCTGCAGTACAGTGCAATCTTGGAGTTCTGCACAGCAGAGACCTGCCCAGTGATGAATGCGTGTAACAC TCAGTACTTCTGGACCGATGAGCGGGGGAAGAAAATAAAGTATACTGCACCTCAGTATATTGACCTTGTGATGACACACATCCAAAAATTGTTGACGGATGAAGAAATTTTTCCTACCAAATATG GTAAAGACTTCCCGAGTACCTTTGAATCGCTCGTGCAGAAGATCTGTCGCTACCTCTTCCACGTTCTTGCTCACATCTACTGCGCCCACTTCAAGGAGGTTGTGGCCCTCGAACTGCATCCACACCTCAATACCTTGTACACGCACTTTCTGATCTTTGTCAGGGAGTTCAATCTCGTTGACCCCAAGGAAACGGCTGTGATGCGGGACTTGACAGATGTCCTCCTCAGTGGTGCACCACTGTCCCAGAACCATGTCAACCACAGATGA
- the LOC138748970 gene encoding MOB kinase activator 2-like isoform X2 — translation MDWLMGKTAKSKPDDKLPLAEEKKLYLDAEYTSARVSDADLPMLVALPNEIDQNEWLANNTMTFFNHINLQYSAILEFCTAETCPVMNACNTQYFWTDERGKKIKYTAPQYIDLVMTHIQKLLTDEEIFPTKYGKDFPSTFESLVQKICRYLFHVLAHIYCAHFKEVVALELHPHLNTLYTHFLIFVREFNLVDPKETAVMRDLTDVLLSGAPLSQNHVNHR, via the exons GAAGACCGCAAAGTCAAAGCCAGATGATAAGCTGCCTTTGGCTGAAGAGAAGAAATTATATTTGGATGCAGAATATACCTCAGCTCGAGTGTCTGATGCTGATTTGCCCATGCTGGTTGCGTTGCCCAATGAAATTGACCAGAATGAGTGGTTGGCGAATAACA CTATGACATTTTTCAATCATATAAATCTGCAGTACAGTGCAATCTTGGAGTTCTGCACAGCAGAGACCTGCCCAGTGATGAATGCGTGTAACAC TCAGTACTTCTGGACCGATGAGCGGGGGAAGAAAATAAAGTATACTGCACCTCAGTATATTGACCTTGTGATGACACACATCCAAAAATTGTTGACGGATGAAGAAATTTTTCCTACCAAATATG GTAAAGACTTCCCGAGTACCTTTGAATCGCTCGTGCAGAAGATCTGTCGCTACCTCTTCCACGTTCTTGCTCACATCTACTGCGCCCACTTCAAGGAGGTTGTGGCCCTCGAACTGCATCCACACCTCAATACCTTGTACACGCACTTTCTGATCTTTGTCAGGGAGTTCAATCTCGTTGACCCCAAGGAAACGGCTGTGATGCGGGACTTGACAGATGTCCTCCTCAGTGGTGCACCACTGTCCCAGAACCATGTCAACCACAGATGA